The following proteins come from a genomic window of Gimesia chilikensis:
- a CDS encoding iron chelate uptake ABC transporter family permease subunit yields MNLSARMLILLLLLSPGQVLLAAEGKSIQTQRSITDRSIEWPAWEDWRRVFFMQDYNTRVVILGTTLLGMSAGMIGSFALLRKRALMGDALSHATLPGIAIAFIIGSTLGLNGKSLPLLLTGAAISGLFGIAGILMIRNLTRLKEDAALGIVLSVFFGAGIALLNIVQQMQTGHAAGLESFIYGKTASMIASDAWLIGGAGLTCVLVALLLYKELTLLCFDEGFADSRGFPVVLLDTLLMGLVVIVTIIGLQAVGLILMISLLVIPPAAARFWTEKMFWLTVVAVVLGALSGMIGSGMSAIFPNLPSGAMIVLVATAMFLFSMIFGVPRGILVRKYRRYELNTKVNRQHLLRGLYEYLEAHQQLPIGVTDSAPPVSLSALEQLRSWSLPALKKIIRSAQDERLVTLLSDNRVQLTLSGLKEAARVVHEHRLWELYLITYADVASSKVDQDADAIEHVLEPEVIAELESLLVRQSTEGILQSPHDIDLPQSLSTPTFRRTT; encoded by the coding sequence ATGAATCTCAGCGCGCGGATGCTGATTCTGCTGCTCCTGCTGAGTCCCGGCCAGGTTCTCCTGGCTGCCGAAGGCAAGTCCATTCAGACACAGCGGTCCATCACCGATCGCAGTATTGAATGGCCTGCCTGGGAAGACTGGCGACGCGTCTTCTTCATGCAGGACTATAACACCCGGGTTGTCATCCTGGGTACGACGCTCCTGGGAATGTCCGCTGGCATGATCGGCAGCTTCGCCCTGCTTCGCAAACGCGCCCTGATGGGTGACGCCCTCAGCCATGCGACACTTCCCGGCATCGCGATCGCCTTCATCATCGGCAGCACCCTGGGGCTCAATGGTAAGTCGCTGCCTCTTCTGTTAACCGGAGCAGCCATCAGTGGTCTCTTTGGAATTGCTGGTATCCTGATGATTCGCAACCTGACCCGACTCAAGGAAGATGCGGCCCTCGGCATCGTACTCAGCGTCTTCTTCGGCGCGGGAATCGCGCTGCTCAATATCGTACAGCAGATGCAGACCGGGCACGCCGCCGGCCTTGAATCATTCATCTATGGAAAAACCGCTTCCATGATCGCCAGCGATGCCTGGTTGATCGGCGGTGCGGGTCTGACTTGTGTACTCGTGGCCTTACTGCTGTATAAGGAACTGACACTGCTGTGTTTCGATGAAGGCTTCGCCGATTCGCGAGGCTTTCCGGTAGTGCTGCTCGACACACTCCTCATGGGACTGGTTGTGATCGTGACAATCATCGGTCTGCAGGCGGTGGGTCTGATCCTGATGATCTCTCTGCTCGTAATTCCCCCTGCAGCCGCACGTTTCTGGACAGAAAAAATGTTCTGGCTGACAGTGGTCGCGGTGGTGCTGGGAGCTTTGAGCGGGATGATTGGTTCGGGCATGAGTGCGATTTTCCCCAATCTCCCCTCCGGGGCAATGATCGTTCTCGTCGCGACCGCCATGTTCCTGTTCAGTATGATTTTTGGCGTTCCCCGTGGGATCCTGGTTCGCAAGTACCGTCGTTATGAACTGAATACCAAGGTCAATCGCCAGCACCTGTTGCGCGGCCTTTATGAATACCTCGAAGCACATCAGCAACTCCCGATCGGGGTGACTGACAGTGCACCACCGGTCTCACTCTCTGCCCTGGAGCAGCTGCGGAGTTGGTCCCTGCCTGCCCTCAAGAAAATCATTCGCAGTGCCCAGGACGAACGTCTGGTGACGTTACTCTCAGACAATCGCGTGCAACTGACACTCTCTGGATTGAAAGAAGCCGCCCGTGTTGTGCACGAGCATCGCCTCTGGGAACTCTACCTGATTACCTACGCAGACGTCGCTTCCAGTAAAGTCGATCAGGATGCCGACGCGATTGAGCACGTTCTCGAACCGGAAGTGATCGCTGAACTGGAATCCCTGCTGGTCCGCCAGTCGACGGAAGGGATTCTGCAGAGTCCGCATGATATAGATCTGCCTCAATCACTGAGTACCCCCACTTTCAGGAGGACCACCTGA
- a CDS encoding DUF1501 domain-containing protein has product MTGNYCSGPVNRREFMRIGSLALSGLSLPQLLSLRSEAAPIRPETSVILLFLHGGPSQLETYDLKPDAPSDYRSLFNPISTNVPGMDLCELFPRQAKIADKFSLVRSLHHDVGIHSDGGIIVLTGKRPSKLDPTSQSKSEHPDFGSVTSVVRGLSTAGTPPYVSIPSKFYMVQPTYLGLQHGPFESTEPSATSYRPPSLKLQAGMDGKHLLERRQLLKQFDQLRSDLDLTGDLHGNDKFRDLAFQMLTSPDAARSFDIDRESDSLRDRYGRNMWGQGCLLARRLAEAGCGVVSLFFNTPKTGQEFTNWDDHILNAGRPGHFAKYMQVRLPYMDQALATLIEDIHERSLDKKIMVVAVGEFGRTPRLSSNSSGTGRNHWPQAYTALFSGGNLKMGQVVGATNSKAEYPTHNPHTPQDMLATIYRHLGIDYSRSLVDHQGRPIPILPHGKPIAGLI; this is encoded by the coding sequence ATGACGGGCAATTACTGCAGTGGACCGGTGAACCGACGCGAGTTTATGCGCATCGGCTCACTCGCGCTGAGCGGGCTATCACTCCCGCAACTGCTGTCTCTCCGCAGTGAAGCCGCCCCGATCCGACCGGAAACATCCGTCATCCTGCTCTTCCTGCATGGCGGTCCCTCGCAACTGGAAACCTACGACCTCAAACCCGACGCCCCTTCGGATTACCGCTCCCTCTTTAATCCGATCTCCACGAATGTTCCGGGAATGGATCTCTGCGAGCTCTTTCCGCGACAGGCTAAGATCGCAGATAAATTCTCGCTTGTCCGCTCCCTGCACCACGACGTCGGCATCCACAGCGATGGGGGGATCATCGTTCTCACCGGCAAACGTCCTTCGAAACTGGACCCCACTTCACAATCAAAAAGCGAACACCCCGACTTCGGTTCCGTCACCAGTGTTGTCCGCGGCCTCTCCACTGCGGGAACGCCCCCCTATGTCTCGATTCCCTCGAAGTTCTACATGGTCCAGCCCACTTACCTGGGCCTGCAGCACGGACCTTTTGAATCGACCGAGCCTTCTGCAACCAGTTACCGTCCCCCTTCCCTGAAACTGCAGGCCGGCATGGATGGGAAGCATCTGCTCGAACGCCGCCAGCTGCTCAAACAGTTCGATCAACTGCGCAGCGATCTCGATCTCACAGGAGACCTGCACGGCAATGACAAATTCCGCGACCTCGCTTTTCAGATGCTGACCAGTCCCGATGCCGCCCGTTCGTTCGACATTGACCGTGAATCGGACAGCCTGCGCGATCGCTACGGACGCAACATGTGGGGCCAGGGTTGCCTGCTCGCCCGTCGCCTGGCGGAAGCCGGCTGTGGTGTCGTCTCGCTGTTCTTCAACACCCCGAAGACCGGGCAGGAATTCACGAACTGGGACGATCACATTCTCAACGCGGGACGCCCCGGCCATTTCGCGAAATACATGCAGGTCCGTCTCCCGTACATGGATCAGGCTCTGGCCACGCTCATTGAGGACATCCACGAACGCAGCCTGGATAAGAAAATCATGGTTGTCGCCGTCGGTGAATTCGGACGTACTCCCAGACTCTCTTCCAACAGCTCAGGGACGGGACGCAACCACTGGCCCCAGGCTTATACAGCCCTCTTCTCAGGAGGCAATCTGAAAATGGGACAGGTCGTTGGTGCCACCAACTCCAAGGCCGAATATCCGACCCATAATCCTCACACGCCACAGGATATGCTGGCCACGATCTACCGTCACCTGGGCATCGATTACTCTCGCTCCCTCGTCGACCATCAGGGACGACCGATTCCCATCCTGCCGCACGGCAAACCGATTGCCGGGCTGATTTGA
- a CDS encoding DUF1501 domain-containing protein — protein MKFSLENELLSRRDFFSWAGTGLAGTALMDLLLRQQSVRGATPKQATVPVPHFSPRVKRVVHICLIGGLSHLDSFDYKPSLKKLHGKEMPTDKKPETFFGKVGLLRKNDFEFQQRGESGLWISELFPHIAAQADELTLIRSMKADSANHTPATFQENTGFRLNGFPVLGAWLSYGLGCETDELPSYVVLPDVRGYPAAGTINWSNGFLPAQHQGVPFQSEGPAIRDLFPERQISEQTELASRQLLNRFNQAHLERAGANSDLEARIRSHVLAAKMQLAVPRVTDLSGETAATRGMYGFDREETAPFARNCLLARRLLEQGVRFVQLFSGGPFGSPRINWDGHEDVKRNHLREATRIDQPVAGLLKDLRQRGMLEDTLVLFSTEFGRTPFTQSASNTVGTGRDHNMNGFSVWMAGGGLKHGISYGATDEFGWKSVEKVVPWHDYHATVLHLLGIDHTRLTWYHNGIERRLTNVHGEVLHEILA, from the coding sequence ATGAAATTCTCTCTCGAAAACGAATTATTGTCCCGACGTGATTTCTTTTCCTGGGCCGGGACCGGACTGGCGGGGACCGCACTGATGGATCTGTTACTTCGTCAGCAGTCTGTACGTGGCGCAACACCGAAGCAAGCTACGGTTCCGGTACCGCATTTTTCGCCGCGAGTGAAACGGGTGGTCCATATCTGTCTGATCGGCGGGTTGAGTCATCTGGATTCGTTTGACTATAAACCTTCGCTCAAAAAACTGCATGGCAAGGAAATGCCGACCGACAAGAAGCCCGAGACGTTTTTCGGCAAAGTGGGTCTGTTGCGAAAGAACGATTTTGAGTTTCAACAGCGCGGCGAAAGCGGTCTGTGGATTTCCGAGTTGTTCCCGCACATCGCGGCACAGGCGGATGAATTAACGCTAATCCGCTCGATGAAAGCAGATTCCGCCAATCATACCCCCGCCACATTTCAGGAAAACACCGGGTTTCGACTCAACGGTTTTCCGGTGCTGGGTGCCTGGTTGTCTTATGGACTTGGTTGCGAGACCGATGAACTGCCCTCTTATGTCGTGCTGCCGGATGTCCGCGGCTATCCCGCTGCGGGAACGATTAACTGGTCCAACGGTTTCCTCCCGGCTCAGCACCAGGGGGTTCCATTTCAGAGCGAAGGCCCCGCCATTCGGGATCTGTTTCCTGAACGGCAGATTTCTGAGCAGACCGAACTGGCCAGTCGACAATTGTTGAACCGTTTCAATCAGGCTCACCTCGAACGCGCTGGTGCCAACAGTGACCTGGAAGCCCGGATCCGCAGCCACGTTCTGGCTGCAAAAATGCAGCTGGCCGTACCGCGGGTGACTGATCTTTCAGGGGAGACTGCCGCGACCCGGGGGATGTACGGCTTTGACCGGGAGGAAACCGCTCCCTTTGCCCGCAACTGTCTGCTGGCCCGGCGTCTGCTGGAGCAGGGGGTGCGTTTCGTGCAGCTCTTTTCGGGAGGCCCTTTTGGTTCTCCCCGCATTAACTGGGACGGGCATGAGGATGTAAAGCGGAATCATCTGCGGGAAGCGACCCGTATCGATCAGCCTGTAGCGGGGCTATTGAAGGATTTACGTCAACGGGGGATGCTGGAAGACACGCTGGTACTGTTCTCGACTGAATTTGGCCGGACGCCTTTCACGCAGTCAGCTTCAAACACGGTGGGCACAGGCCGCGATCATAATATGAATGGTTTCTCGGTCTGGATGGCAGGCGGTGGTCTCAAACATGGGATCAGCTATGGAGCCACCGACGAATTCGGTTGGAAATCGGTCGAGAAAGTTGTTCCCTGGCACGATTATCATGCCACCGTGCTGCATCTGCTGGGCATCGATCACACCCGGCTGACCTGGTATCACAACGGGATCGAACGTCGGCTGACCAATGTGCACGGCGAAGTGCTTCATGAAATTCTGGCCTGA
- a CDS encoding DUF1553 domain-containing protein has translation MHAGEKVWVALTLFLGLALPGLSRADDLFETPERMQADFDRVIAPLIAGHCLDCHAGLDPKAGLNLSRRDLTFQGGETGAAVKAGKPDESLLWQYIESDAMPPEHPLSAEEKQLFRRWIAAGAPWGTDPIDAFSKTTEKRAGYDWWSLQALQKPKVPVATGEREHWGKNPIDAFVLRRLKEHGLQPRAEADRRALIRRLYYSVIGLPPEPEEVEAFVDDNSADAYEKIIDRLLASPHYGEHWARHWLDVVRFGESNGFERDQPRENAWHYRNWVIQALNKDLPYDQFVRLQLAGDLLKPDNPGAVKATGFLVAGPHDVVIPQSTLMRATMKQDELEDIVGVTAQTFLGLTVNCARCHDHKFDPIGQQEYYQFAAALSGVVHGERNLPDPAYNRAQQALAQKEKTLREVQGQLFQLETVARKRVLAKRNEGRDTTEASLVSSPVAAWDFRKGTDDLVGGLSGTLHGSAKQTPEGLVLDGNRSFLKTDPLPEVLGEKTLEAWVKLSDLQQRGGGVLSVQTTDGNIFDAIVFGEQQPGHWLAGSDHFNRTKSFQGPEEKTASEKEVQVALVYAADGTITAYRNGAVYGSGYRSKGLQTFPAGKTEVLFGLRHGSPGGNRLLKGVVSQARLYDRALTQEEIQASARWGGVFFSQEELQATLNETQRQQWQELRRQRTGLQAEIKKLQAVQPVKVYAALSRDPGVSHLLRRGSVAAPAGVVQPGGLQAIEGLDGNLQLAADSSDQERRLKFANWVTDARNPLFARVIVNRIWHYHFGQGLVNTPNDFGFNGGRCSHPELLDWLAIQLKENGWSLKSLQREILLSATFRQSSEVDSQAMQVDADNRWLWRKSPQRIEAESIRDSILKVAGKLNPEVGGRGYQDVKSYFFKGTQFYEPLDPVGEEFNRRSIYRFSARGGRHPLLETFDCPDPSTTTPDRASTTTPLQALALMNDSFVLRMSDHLAARVKQRSSDNTGQQVIELFELVYQRPPRPEEAAVSREFVSQHGLSALCRVLLNSNEFLYVN, from the coding sequence ATGCACGCAGGCGAGAAAGTATGGGTGGCGCTGACGTTGTTCCTCGGGTTAGCTTTACCGGGACTCAGCAGGGCAGACGATCTCTTTGAAACACCTGAGCGTATGCAGGCGGACTTTGACCGTGTGATCGCTCCGTTGATTGCTGGTCACTGCCTGGACTGTCATGCGGGACTGGATCCCAAAGCGGGGCTGAATCTTTCCCGCCGCGATTTGACTTTCCAGGGAGGCGAAACGGGAGCTGCGGTGAAGGCAGGTAAGCCGGATGAGAGTCTGCTCTGGCAATACATCGAATCGGATGCGATGCCCCCCGAACATCCCCTGTCTGCGGAAGAGAAGCAGTTGTTCCGCCGCTGGATTGCAGCAGGCGCGCCGTGGGGCACAGATCCCATAGATGCCTTCAGTAAGACAACGGAAAAGCGGGCCGGTTACGACTGGTGGTCGCTGCAGGCTCTGCAAAAACCAAAAGTACCCGTTGCGACGGGTGAGCGCGAACACTGGGGCAAGAATCCCATCGATGCCTTCGTCTTGCGGCGGCTGAAAGAGCATGGCCTGCAGCCGCGTGCTGAAGCGGATCGTCGTGCTTTGATTCGTCGGCTGTATTATTCCGTGATTGGTCTGCCTCCGGAACCGGAAGAGGTGGAAGCGTTCGTCGATGATAACTCGGCTGACGCGTATGAGAAGATTATCGATCGCCTGCTGGCATCGCCACATTACGGCGAGCACTGGGCGCGACACTGGCTGGACGTGGTTCGATTTGGTGAAAGCAACGGGTTTGAACGGGATCAGCCACGTGAGAATGCCTGGCATTACCGGAACTGGGTGATTCAGGCTCTGAATAAAGATTTGCCCTACGATCAGTTCGTCAGGCTGCAGTTAGCCGGTGATCTGCTCAAGCCCGACAACCCCGGAGCGGTCAAGGCGACCGGTTTCCTGGTGGCGGGCCCCCATGATGTCGTGATTCCACAAAGCACATTGATGCGGGCAACGATGAAACAGGACGAACTGGAAGATATCGTCGGCGTGACGGCGCAGACATTCCTTGGGTTGACCGTAAACTGTGCCCGCTGTCACGATCATAAATTCGACCCCATCGGTCAGCAGGAGTATTACCAGTTTGCCGCAGCGCTGTCTGGCGTCGTCCATGGAGAGCGGAATCTGCCCGATCCAGCCTATAATCGAGCTCAACAAGCTCTCGCCCAGAAAGAGAAGACACTGAGAGAAGTCCAAGGACAACTCTTCCAACTGGAGACGGTTGCCCGAAAACGTGTACTGGCGAAACGCAATGAAGGGCGGGACACAACGGAAGCATCGCTGGTATCCTCTCCTGTCGCTGCCTGGGATTTTCGCAAAGGGACAGACGATCTGGTGGGAGGTCTCTCGGGGACGTTGCACGGTTCTGCAAAGCAGACGCCTGAGGGACTGGTGCTCGACGGTAACCGTTCCTTTTTGAAAACAGACCCCCTGCCTGAAGTTCTGGGGGAAAAGACGCTGGAAGCCTGGGTGAAACTTTCGGATCTGCAGCAGCGAGGTGGAGGCGTCCTGAGCGTACAGACAACCGATGGTAATATTTTCGATGCGATTGTGTTTGGCGAGCAGCAGCCGGGACACTGGCTGGCGGGGAGCGATCATTTTAATCGCACAAAGTCATTCCAGGGCCCCGAAGAGAAGACCGCTTCAGAAAAAGAGGTGCAGGTTGCCCTGGTGTATGCCGCGGATGGGACTATCACTGCTTATCGTAATGGAGCCGTTTACGGGAGTGGTTACCGCTCCAAAGGTTTGCAGACATTTCCCGCTGGGAAGACAGAAGTCCTCTTCGGTTTACGCCATGGTTCTCCGGGGGGGAATCGACTGCTCAAAGGCGTGGTCAGTCAGGCACGCCTGTATGATCGGGCGTTAACGCAGGAAGAAATTCAGGCTTCTGCCCGCTGGGGAGGCGTCTTCTTTTCTCAAGAAGAACTGCAGGCGACTCTGAATGAAACACAGCGGCAACAATGGCAGGAACTGCGTCGACAGCGTACCGGTCTGCAGGCAGAAATCAAAAAGCTGCAGGCCGTGCAGCCAGTAAAGGTCTATGCCGCTTTGTCCCGCGATCCGGGAGTCTCACACTTGCTCAGGCGAGGAAGTGTGGCGGCACCAGCGGGTGTCGTTCAACCGGGGGGACTGCAGGCGATTGAGGGGCTGGATGGTAATCTGCAACTGGCCGCTGACAGTTCGGATCAGGAACGCCGCCTGAAATTTGCCAACTGGGTGACCGATGCCCGCAATCCGCTGTTTGCACGAGTAATTGTGAATCGGATCTGGCATTATCATTTCGGTCAGGGGTTGGTGAATACACCGAATGATTTCGGCTTCAATGGCGGACGCTGCAGTCATCCCGAACTACTCGACTGGCTGGCGATTCAGTTAAAAGAAAATGGCTGGAGCCTGAAATCGCTGCAGCGTGAGATACTGCTCTCGGCAACGTTTCGTCAGTCCTCAGAGGTTGATTCGCAGGCAATGCAGGTAGATGCCGACAACCGCTGGTTATGGCGGAAAAGTCCGCAACGGATTGAAGCGGAGTCAATTCGTGATTCGATCCTGAAAGTCGCGGGCAAATTGAATCCTGAAGTCGGGGGCCGCGGTTACCAGGACGTCAAATCGTATTTCTTCAAGGGGACCCAGTTCTATGAACCACTGGATCCCGTGGGTGAAGAATTTAATCGCAGGTCGATCTATCGATTTTCTGCACGCGGGGGACGGCATCCGCTGCTGGAAACGTTCGACTGTCCCGATCCTTCTACGACCACTCCCGATCGGGCATCGACAACCACGCCTCTGCAGGCACTGGCATTGATGAATGATTCCTTTGTGTTACGGATGTCGGATCATCTGGCCGCGCGGGTTAAGCAGCGCTCAAGTGACAACACCGGGCAGCAGGTGATTGAACTCTTTGAGTTGGTTTATCAGCGGCCGCCAAGACCGGAAGAAGCAGCGGTGTCACGTGAGTTTGTTTCTCAACATGGTCTGTCCGCCTTATGTCGGGTGCTGCTGAACAGTAACGAATTTTTATATGTGAATTGA
- a CDS encoding IclR family transcriptional regulator, translating to MPAPDTNQKSAAAASPSLQRGIALLEYLAKHSHGCTLSELSEELSVPQASLLRIGKALEEMGYLSRDVASKKYYLTNRFLQLIPPSVQDRPLSECAIGPMRELRDLTGETTQLCCLIDTEIVILEQLLARHPFKYSAEIGARAPCYSCAPGKAIAAFLPENEREDLVNRIRFKRFTPHTITSKRAFLNELDRIRKRGYALDHEEGLSGIRCVAAPILDRNGIAIAAFTITGPAERIPQDEYESLGDIVQSRATQVTLTFNT from the coding sequence ATGCCCGCTCCCGATACAAATCAGAAATCGGCGGCTGCCGCCTCCCCCAGCCTGCAACGGGGCATCGCCCTGCTCGAATATCTGGCGAAGCACTCGCACGGCTGCACGCTCAGCGAACTCAGCGAGGAACTCTCTGTTCCCCAGGCATCGCTGCTGCGGATTGGGAAAGCACTGGAAGAAATGGGATACCTTTCCCGCGACGTCGCTTCCAAAAAATACTATCTGACCAATCGCTTCCTGCAGTTGATTCCCCCCAGTGTCCAGGATCGCCCTTTATCGGAATGCGCGATTGGCCCCATGCGGGAATTACGTGATCTCACCGGAGAAACGACACAGCTCTGCTGTCTGATCGATACGGAAATTGTGATTCTGGAACAGCTGCTGGCACGGCATCCGTTTAAATATTCCGCCGAGATCGGTGCCCGGGCTCCCTGTTACAGTTGTGCTCCGGGCAAAGCTATCGCTGCTTTTCTTCCGGAAAACGAACGCGAAGATCTGGTGAACCGCATCCGCTTTAAACGTTTCACCCCGCACACCATCACCTCGAAACGGGCCTTCCTGAACGAGCTGGACCGGATTCGCAAACGGGGCTACGCCCTGGATCACGAAGAAGGGCTCTCCGGGATTCGCTGTGTGGCTGCTCCTATCCTGGACCGTAACGGCATTGCTATAGCTGCATTCACAATCACTGGTCCCGCAGAACGTATTCCCCAGGACGAATACGAATCGCTGGGGGATATCGTCCAGTCGCGGGCAACTCAGGTCACGCTCACCTTCAATACCTGA
- a CDS encoding metal ABC transporter permease gives MGGLAQWSWALDGWIIVAGMLCAAATALLGNFLVLRKMSMLGDAITHAILPGLAAAFLISDSRSSLPMFVGAVIAGILTALFTEWIRGFGKVDEGASMGVVFTSLFALGLVMIVQAADRVDLDPGCVLYGAIELTPADTVLVAGWEIPRVVFVLSIVLLINLLFVILFLKELKLSSFDPALATTTGFNATFIHYALMTLVAITAVASFEAVGNILVVAMFVVPPAAAYMLTDRLGVMLVLSVLLAMLSAIIGHISAITVPYWFGFQSTSTAGMMAVAAGLLFIIAALFGPRHGVVIVFLRRQFLAWQILADDIVALMYRIEERDPELRPDALYLRDILFSRPLPTSLTLGYLVRHSQLVHANGTYTLTDTGRDRARQLVRSHRLWEHYLVEHAGMSTETIHRQAEQLEHFTDRELRDRLNADTLDTDQDPHGRPIPPEEHAP, from the coding sequence ATGGGCGGACTCGCACAATGGAGCTGGGCACTGGATGGCTGGATCATCGTCGCGGGCATGTTGTGTGCTGCCGCAACGGCCCTGCTGGGTAACTTTCTTGTGCTCCGTAAAATGAGCATGCTCGGCGATGCGATCACGCACGCCATCTTGCCGGGTCTGGCCGCAGCCTTCTTAATCAGTGACTCCCGCAGCAGCCTGCCCATGTTTGTCGGTGCTGTTATTGCCGGCATTTTGACTGCGCTGTTCACGGAGTGGATTCGCGGCTTTGGAAAAGTGGATGAAGGTGCCTCGATGGGCGTCGTCTTCACCTCCCTGTTTGCCCTGGGGCTGGTGATGATTGTCCAGGCAGCCGATCGTGTGGATCTCGATCCGGGTTGCGTCCTTTATGGAGCGATCGAACTCACTCCCGCCGACACCGTCCTGGTCGCCGGCTGGGAAATCCCCCGCGTGGTCTTTGTCCTCTCCATCGTACTGCTGATCAACCTGCTGTTTGTCATCCTGTTTCTCAAAGAGCTCAAGCTCAGTTCTTTCGACCCGGCCCTGGCTACGACCACAGGCTTCAATGCAACGTTCATTCATTACGCGCTGATGACTCTGGTCGCGATCACCGCGGTCGCCAGCTTTGAAGCAGTCGGCAATATTCTGGTCGTCGCCATGTTCGTGGTACCCCCTGCGGCCGCTTATATGCTCACCGATCGACTGGGAGTCATGCTGGTCCTCAGTGTACTGCTGGCGATGCTCTCCGCCATCATCGGGCACATCAGTGCCATTACCGTCCCCTACTGGTTTGGTTTTCAGAGTACTTCGACAGCCGGCATGATGGCGGTCGCCGCAGGTCTACTGTTTATCATCGCCGCCCTGTTCGGCCCTCGACATGGCGTGGTCATCGTCTTCCTGAGACGCCAGTTTCTGGCCTGGCAGATTCTCGCGGATGACATCGTCGCCCTGATGTACCGCATCGAAGAACGGGATCCTGAACTCAGGCCCGATGCCCTCTACCTGCGAGACATCCTCTTTTCCCGACCGTTGCCCACCAGCCTGACACTCGGCTACCTCGTGCGGCACAGCCAGCTCGTACACGCCAACGGAACCTACACCCTGACCGATACCGGTCGCGACCGGGCTCGGCAGCTCGTCCGCTCGCATCGACTCTGGGAACACTACCTCGTCGAACACGCCGGCATGTCGACGGAAACGATTCACCGCCAGGCCGAACAGCTCGAGCATTTCACCGACCGGGAACTCCGCGACCGCCTCAACGCCGATACCCTCGATACTGACCAGGATCCCCACGGCCGTCCGATCCCTCCCGAAGAGCACGCTCCCTGA
- a CDS encoding NAD(P)/FAD-dependent oxidoreductase → MNTIQNPGSKADSKRVLIIGGGFAGLNAALELGGVPGVEVTLVDRHNYHLFQPLLYQVAMAGLSPADIATPIRSLLSRYKNTSVLLGEAQSIDLPGKKVQFDFGELEYDYLVLACGATHSYFGHNEWEVYAPGLKNISQATEIRKRVLSAFEHAERITDPDEQKKYLTYVIVGGGPTGVELAGAIGEMSRFTLSKDFRRINPSHTRVILVEAGPRILPMFSEEQANRAARDLENLGVQLWTSSVVTNINEDGVELGSERIRAATVLWAAGVEASKLGQSEGMQTDNRGRVMVEPDLSLTNYPNVFVAGDQACYTHQTGKPLPGTAPVALQQGRSIGKNIRTEIQGKPRSEFRFRDKGQMATIGRSRAIVEMGKFKLAGFFAWVVWLVVHVFYLTGFKNRVLVVMQWAWSYLSFRRGARLIVGKEWDPEPVQEPQHEHENEEVPVSSEH, encoded by the coding sequence ATGAATACTATACAAAACCCCGGCAGCAAGGCAGACTCTAAAAGGGTCCTGATTATCGGTGGTGGTTTTGCCGGCTTGAATGCCGCGTTAGAACTGGGAGGCGTTCCCGGCGTCGAAGTGACCCTGGTTGACCGCCATAATTACCATCTGTTTCAACCATTGCTCTACCAGGTCGCCATGGCTGGCCTGAGTCCTGCAGATATCGCGACGCCCATTCGCAGCCTGCTGTCCCGCTATAAGAATACCAGTGTCCTACTGGGAGAAGCCCAGTCAATCGATCTGCCCGGCAAGAAAGTTCAGTTTGATTTTGGCGAACTGGAATACGATTACCTCGTCCTGGCCTGCGGTGCGACACACAGTTATTTTGGTCATAATGAGTGGGAAGTTTACGCTCCAGGCTTAAAGAACATCTCGCAGGCCACTGAGATTCGTAAGCGGGTTCTGTCGGCCTTTGAGCATGCAGAGCGGATTACCGACCCCGATGAGCAGAAGAAATATCTGACGTACGTGATCGTGGGGGGCGGACCAACGGGGGTTGAGCTGGCAGGGGCGATCGGCGAGATGAGCCGATTTACCCTCTCCAAGGATTTCCGTCGCATCAATCCCAGTCATACTCGTGTGATCCTGGTCGAAGCGGGACCACGGATTCTGCCGATGTTCTCCGAAGAACAGGCGAATCGAGCAGCCCGCGACCTTGAGAACCTGGGAGTTCAGCTCTGGACTTCGTCTGTGGTAACTAACATCAACGAAGATGGCGTCGAACTGGGGAGCGAACGAATCCGGGCTGCCACTGTGCTCTGGGCGGCAGGCGTGGAAGCTTCCAAGTTGGGGCAGTCTGAGGGGATGCAGACTGATAACCGGGGCCGCGTGATGGTTGAACCAGACCTGAGTCTGACCAATTATCCCAACGTGTTCGTTGCCGGTGACCAGGCCTGTTATACACACCAGACAGGAAAACCCTTGCCGGGTACCGCACCGGTGGCACTGCAGCAGGGGCGATCCATCGGCAAAAATATCCGTACTGAAATCCAGGGCAAACCCCGCAGTGAGTTCCGTTTCCGCGACAAAGGACAGATGGCGACCATCGGTCGCAGTCGAGCCATTGTCGAGATGGGAAAGTTCAAATTAGCCGGTTTCTTCGCCTGGGTGGTCTGGCTGGTCGTGCATGTTTTCTATCTGACTGGTTTCAAGAACCGGGTGCTGGTCGTTATGCAGTGGGCCTGGTCTTACCTCAGTTTTCGTCGAGGCGCGCGACTGATTGTCGGCAAGGAATGGGATCCGGAGCCGGTGCAGGAGCCGCAGCACGAACACGAAAACGAGGAAGTTCCGGTTTCGTCCGAGCACTAA